One genomic region from Deinococcus apachensis DSM 19763 encodes:
- the hisD gene encoding histidinol dehydrogenase, with protein sequence MARTLKPGMSPQAQLQVRGEVEQTVRGIIEDVRMRGDAALRELSARFDGWNPPSFRLSGEQIEALVAQVPEEELASIRFALEQVRTFARAQRASVHDLEVETLPGVTLGHRILPVNSVACYVPGGRYPMVASAIMSVATAKVAGVGRVAAVTPPKDGQPYPATVATMHLAGADEIYIMGGVQALAALALGTQSIPAVDMLVGPGNAYVAEAKRQLFGQVGIDLLAGPTETLVIADASADAEMVATDLLGQAEHGPNSPAVLLTTSEALARAVVPEIERQLARLPTAEVAGRAWRDYGQVLLAESDEEMVRVADEIASEHVQVLTRDPNYFLERMTNYGSLFLGPETNVAYGDKAIGTNHILPTGRAARYTGGLWVGKFLKTVTYQRATPEASVIVGRHCSVICGVEGFAGHQRQADLRVERYGEAAAVKAAT encoded by the coding sequence ATGGCACGCACCCTGAAGCCCGGCATGAGTCCCCAAGCGCAACTCCAAGTTCGCGGCGAGGTCGAGCAGACCGTGCGCGGCATCATTGAGGACGTGCGGATGCGGGGCGACGCGGCCCTGCGCGAACTGTCCGCGCGCTTCGACGGCTGGAACCCGCCCTCCTTCCGCCTGAGTGGGGAGCAGATCGAAGCCCTGGTCGCCCAGGTTCCCGAGGAGGAGCTCGCGTCCATCCGCTTCGCGCTGGAGCAGGTGCGGACGTTCGCGCGGGCGCAGCGGGCGTCCGTTCACGACCTGGAGGTCGAGACGCTGCCGGGCGTGACCCTAGGCCACCGCATCCTGCCGGTGAACAGCGTGGCGTGCTACGTGCCGGGCGGGCGCTACCCGATGGTCGCCAGCGCGATCATGAGCGTGGCGACGGCCAAGGTCGCGGGGGTGGGGCGGGTGGCCGCCGTGACCCCGCCCAAGGACGGGCAGCCCTACCCGGCCACGGTGGCGACCATGCACCTCGCCGGAGCGGACGAAATCTACATCATGGGGGGGGTGCAGGCCCTGGCCGCGCTCGCCCTGGGCACCCAAAGTATTCCCGCCGTGGACATGCTCGTCGGCCCCGGCAACGCCTACGTGGCCGAGGCCAAGCGGCAACTGTTCGGCCAGGTGGGCATCGACCTCCTCGCGGGGCCGACCGAGACGCTGGTGATCGCCGACGCCTCCGCCGACGCGGAGATGGTCGCCACCGACCTGCTGGGCCAGGCCGAGCACGGGCCGAACAGTCCGGCGGTGCTGCTCACGACCTCGGAGGCGCTGGCGCGGGCGGTGGTGCCCGAGATCGAGCGCCAGCTCGCCCGCCTGCCCACCGCCGAGGTCGCCGGGCGGGCCTGGCGCGACTACGGCCAGGTCCTCCTCGCGGAGTCGGACGAGGAGATGGTGCGGGTGGCGGACGAGATCGCCAGTGAGCACGTGCAGGTGCTCACCCGCGACCCGAATTATTTCCTGGAGCGGATGACCAACTACGGCTCCCTCTTCCTGGGTCCGGAAACCAACGTGGCCTACGGCGACAAGGCGATCGGGACCAACCACATCCTGCCCACGGGCCGGGCGGCGCGTTATACGGGCGGGCTGTGGGTGGGCAAGTTCCTCAAGACCGTCACCTACCAGCGGGCCACCCCGGAGGCCAGCGTGATCGTCGGGCGGCACTGCTCGGTGATCTGCGGGGTGGAGGGCTTCGCGGGCCACCAGCGGCAGGCGGACCTGCGCGTCGAGCGGTACGGCGAGGCCGCCGCGGTGAAGGCGGCGACCTGA